A region from the Sulfurivermis fontis genome encodes:
- a CDS encoding 1,4-dihydroxy-2-naphthoate polyprenyltransferase, which yields MTLPAAVTPSAWRIWSTAVRPRTLPLAAAPVLAGTALAWAEGAALLWGPALAALLAALLIQIGTNLHNDAADHERGNDLPDRLGPLRVTAAGWASARAVHFAARAVFALALLLGLYLVAVGGWFIFAIGVTSLLAALAYSGGPRPISHTPLGELFVWMFFGLLAVAGSYWLQAAGVSATAWLAGAALGLPAAAVLLVNNLRDRDTDLRAGRRTLVARLGEGGARYAYAVMMLLPYAVLPLLAQSGRGGAWLALLLLPYSLLLVRRLLTGTTGVALNRQLAQTAQAALGFALLLALGVLY from the coding sequence ATGACCCTGCCCGCCGCTGTCACACCGTCTGCCTGGCGCATCTGGAGTACCGCTGTGCGGCCGCGCACGCTGCCGCTGGCCGCGGCGCCGGTGCTGGCCGGCACGGCGCTGGCCTGGGCGGAGGGCGCGGCCCTGTTGTGGGGGCCGGCGCTGGCGGCGCTGCTGGCGGCGCTGCTGATCCAGATCGGCACCAATCTGCACAACGACGCCGCCGATCACGAGCGCGGCAACGACCTGCCCGATCGCCTCGGCCCGCTGCGCGTCACCGCCGCCGGCTGGGCCAGTGCGCGCGCGGTGCATTTCGCCGCCCGCGCGGTGTTTGCCCTGGCCCTGCTGCTCGGCCTGTATCTGGTCGCCGTCGGCGGCTGGTTCATCTTCGCCATCGGCGTCACCTCGCTGCTCGCCGCGCTGGCCTATTCCGGCGGACCGCGCCCGATATCGCACACGCCGCTGGGCGAGTTGTTCGTGTGGATGTTCTTCGGCCTGCTGGCGGTGGCCGGCAGCTACTGGTTGCAGGCGGCCGGCGTGTCCGCCACGGCGTGGCTGGCCGGCGCGGCGCTGGGGCTGCCGGCGGCGGCGGTGCTGCTGGTGAACAACCTGCGCGATCGGGACACCGACCTCCGCGCCGGGCGGCGCACGCTGGTGGCGCGGCTGGGTGAGGGCGGCGCGCGCTATGCCTATGCCGTGATGATGCTGCTGCCGTATGCGGTGTTGCCGCTGCTGGCGCAGTCCGGCCGCGGCGGCGCCTGGCTGGCGCTGTTGCTGTTGCCGTATAGCCTGCTGCTGGTGCGCCGTCTGCTGACCGGCACCACCGGCGTGGCGCTCAACCGGCAACTGGCGCAGACTGCACAGGCGGCCCTGGGCTTTGCCCTGCTGCTCGCCCTGGGAGTGCTGTACTGA
- a CDS encoding acyl-CoA thioesterase, protein MVFERAKRIRFSHCDPAGIIFYPRYAELLNEVVEDWFADGIGIDFRTLIAEHRLGVPVVRLECDFLAPARFGDTLTFRLAVSAVGGSSVQLAIEARRGETPCLRAALTIVLTSLDSFRAVPIDDLWRGRFAAFQAET, encoded by the coding sequence ATGGTTTTCGAGCGCGCCAAACGGATCCGTTTCTCCCATTGCGATCCCGCCGGCATCATCTTTTATCCGCGCTACGCCGAGCTGCTCAACGAAGTCGTCGAGGACTGGTTCGCCGACGGCATCGGCATCGATTTCCGCACCCTCATCGCGGAGCATCGGCTCGGCGTGCCCGTGGTGCGTCTGGAGTGCGACTTTCTCGCCCCGGCCCGTTTCGGTGACACCTTGACCTTCCGCCTTGCGGTGAGCGCCGTCGGCGGCTCGTCGGTGCAGCTGGCCATCGAGGCCCGGCGCGGCGAGACGCCCTGCCTGCGCGCCGCACTGACGATCGTGCTGACCTCGCTGGACAGTTTCCGCGCCGTGCCCATCGACGATCTCTGGCGCGGCAGATTCGCCGCCTTCCAGGCCGAGACATGA
- a CDS encoding GNAT family N-acetyltransferase has translation MSARLSAPQPLTAAHRLDDFSCGEPALDEWLKRRAMVNQQSGASRTFVVVDQDDRVQGYYAMAAGAVAHRLATGAVRRNMPDPVPVLVLARLAVDTRAQGQKLGGAMLQDAVQRAVVVSQNAGVRALLVHALHDRARQFYEHYGFQTSPTEPFTLMLRLDATRP, from the coding sequence ATGAGTGCACGCTTAAGCGCGCCTCAACCGCTGACCGCTGCCCACCGTCTTGACGACTTTTCCTGCGGCGAGCCAGCACTTGATGAGTGGCTCAAACGCCGGGCGATGGTCAATCAGCAAAGCGGCGCCAGTCGCACATTCGTCGTCGTGGATCAGGACGACCGCGTTCAGGGGTACTACGCGATGGCCGCGGGGGCGGTCGCACACCGTCTGGCTACCGGCGCAGTTCGCCGCAACATGCCGGACCCCGTTCCGGTCTTGGTGCTGGCCCGGCTGGCCGTCGACACCCGCGCCCAGGGGCAAAAGCTGGGCGGGGCTATGCTTCAGGATGCCGTTCAACGGGCGGTGGTGGTCTCGCAGAACGCCGGCGTCCGGGCGCTACTCGTCCATGCCCTTCATGATCGCGCGAGGCAGTTCTACGAGCACTACGGCTTCCAGACATCGCCGACCGAGCCGTTCACACTGATGCTGCGGTTGGATGCCACCCGGCCATAA
- a CDS encoding DUF1778 domain-containing protein, with protein sequence MRDAAINLRALPEQRALIDRAAQLLGKNRSDFMLEAACDKAQAVLLDQVYFNLDADKFQQFIDLLDAPPAPNPGLERLMALRAPWVKE encoded by the coding sequence ATGCGTGACGCCGCCATCAACCTGCGGGCATTGCCTGAGCAGCGCGCTCTGATCGACCGTGCCGCCCAGCTCCTGGGCAAGAACCGTTCGGATTTCATGCTCGAGGCCGCCTGCGACAAGGCTCAGGCGGTGCTGCTGGATCAGGTTTACTTCAACCTCGACGCCGACAAGTTTCAGCAGTTCATTGACCTGCTCGACGCACCGCCCGCGCCCAATCCAGGCCTTGAACGGCTGATGGCGCTGAGGGCCCCGTGGGTCAAGGAATGA
- a CDS encoding Fic family protein, producing MNSGDYKYLWQAGDWPSFRYDLTRLAGPLSEVSRTQGLLLGRLADVGMALREQASLSALTEDVVKTSEIEGERLDVESVRSSIARRLGVDIGARAPVDRHVEGVVEMVLDATANCVDPVTRERLFGWHAALFPTGYSGLSKIKVGGWRDEASGPMQVVSGPIGRQRVHFEAPPADRLETETRRFLDWINGESGEPPLIKAGLAHLWFVTLHPFDDGNGRIARAIGDLLLARADGSPQRFYSLSAQIQRERKAYYDILERTQKGTLDVTDWLAWFLDALHRAVDQAQHPLDAVLTKARFWQRFAGTPMNARQVKLLNRLLGGFEGKLTSSKWAAIAKCSPDTALRDINELLAHGVLRKSAAGGRSTSYELNQPPAG from the coding sequence ATGAATAGCGGTGATTACAAATACCTCTGGCAAGCCGGTGACTGGCCCAGCTTCCGCTATGACCTGACCCGGCTTGCCGGTCCTCTGTCCGAAGTCAGCCGTACCCAGGGTCTGCTGCTCGGGCGTCTAGCCGATGTCGGCATGGCTTTGCGCGAGCAGGCAAGCCTCTCGGCACTCACCGAGGACGTGGTCAAGACCAGCGAGATCGAGGGCGAGCGGCTCGACGTCGAGTCCGTGCGCTCAAGCATCGCCCGTCGCCTGGGTGTGGACATAGGGGCCCGGGCGCCGGTGGATCGGCATGTCGAAGGCGTGGTCGAGATGGTGCTCGATGCCACGGCCAACTGCGTGGACCCGGTCACGCGGGAGCGCTTGTTCGGCTGGCATGCCGCGCTTTTTCCTACCGGGTACTCAGGCCTCTCCAAGATCAAGGTCGGCGGCTGGCGCGACGAAGCGAGCGGACCGATGCAGGTGGTGTCGGGTCCCATAGGCCGTCAGCGCGTACATTTCGAAGCCCCACCGGCCGATCGCCTGGAGACAGAGACGAGGCGCTTTCTCGACTGGATCAATGGCGAGTCGGGCGAGCCGCCGCTCATCAAGGCGGGGCTGGCCCATCTGTGGTTCGTCACCTTGCATCCCTTCGACGACGGCAACGGCCGCATCGCCCGCGCCATCGGCGACCTGCTGTTGGCGCGCGCCGACGGCAGCCCGCAGCGCTTCTATAGCCTGTCGGCGCAGATCCAGCGCGAACGCAAGGCGTACTACGACATCCTGGAGCGCACCCAGAAGGGGACGCTCGACGTCACCGACTGGCTCGCCTGGTTTCTCGACGCCTTGCACCGTGCCGTCGATCAGGCGCAGCACCCCCTCGACGCCGTGCTGACCAAGGCGCGCTTCTGGCAGCGCTTTGCCGGTACGCCGATGAACGCGCGCCAGGTGAAGCTGCTCAACCGGTTGCTGGGCGGCTTCGAAGGCAAGCTCACGTCCAGCAAGTGGGCGGCCATCGCCAAGTGCTCGCCGGACACGGCACTACGCGACATCAACGAACTACTGGCCCACGGCGTATTGCGCAAATCCGCCGCCGGCGGGCGCTCGACATCCTACGAGCTGAACCAACCGCCCGCAGGGTAA